The following are encoded in a window of Mycobacterium vicinigordonae genomic DNA:
- a CDS encoding DUF3040 domain-containing protein translates to MPLSDHEQRMLDQIESALYAEDPKFASSVRGGGFRAPTARRRLQGTALFVVGLAMLVSGVAFKATMIGTFPILSVVGFVVMFGGVVYAVTGRRLAGKPERGGVTPISRPRRSKGAGSSFTNRMEERFRRRFDE, encoded by the coding sequence ATGCCACTCTCCGATCATGAGCAGCGAATGCTCGACCAGATCGAGAGCGCTCTCTATGCCGAGGATCCGAAGTTCGCATCCAGTGTTCGCGGCGGTGGTTTCCGCGCCCCGACCGCGCGCCGGCGGCTGCAGGGTACCGCGCTGTTCGTCGTCGGTTTGGCGATGCTGGTGTCCGGGGTGGCGTTCAAGGCCACGATGATCGGAACCTTCCCGATCCTGAGCGTGGTGGGATTCGTCGTCATGTTCGGCGGTGTGGTGTACGCCGTCACGGGCCGGCGGTTGGCCGGGAAGCCGGAGCGGGGGGGCGTTACGCCCATTTCACGTCCGCGTCGTTCCAAGGGCGCGGGCAGCTCGTTCACCAACCGCATGGAGGAGCGTTTCCGCCGCCGGTTCGACGAGTAG
- a CDS encoding UDP-N-acetylmuramoyl-tripeptide--D-alanyl-D-alanine ligase has product MIDLTVAAIAEIVGGTLADISAEQAATTRVTGTVEFDSRAVGPGGLFLALPGAHADGHDHAAAAVAAGAAVVLAARPVGVPAIVVEPVTAQDGRAGVLEHDTDGSGAAVLAALAKLAGTVAAELVSGGLRIIGITGSSGKTSTKDLVAAVLTPLGEVVAPPGSFNNELGHPWTVLRATRDTDFLVLEMSARHPGNIAALARIAPPSIGVVLNVGTAHLGEFGSQQVIAQTKSELPQAVPSSGVVILNADDPLVAAMAEVTAARVVRVGRGDAADVWAGPVTLDDRARPKFTLYAGAVQAEVQLAVSGDHQVSNALCAAAVALECGADVQQVATALAAAGPVSRHRMQVSSRADGVTVIDDAYNANPDSMRAGLQALAWMAHGGEDRRGTSRRSWAVLGEMAELGADAITEHDRIGRLAVRLDVSRLVVVGTGRSMSAMHHGAVMEGSWGSEVISVANREDALELLRAELQPGDVVLVKASNSAGLGVLADTLVAEGGSAPR; this is encoded by the coding sequence GTGATCGACCTGACCGTCGCCGCGATCGCCGAGATCGTCGGCGGCACGCTGGCCGACATCTCGGCGGAACAAGCCGCGACCACACGCGTGACCGGCACCGTCGAATTCGACTCGCGCGCCGTCGGGCCGGGTGGATTGTTCCTCGCGCTGCCGGGTGCGCACGCGGACGGGCACGACCACGCCGCGGCGGCCGTGGCCGCGGGCGCGGCGGTAGTGCTGGCCGCCCGCCCGGTTGGGGTGCCCGCCATCGTCGTCGAACCGGTCACCGCGCAAGACGGCCGGGCTGGGGTGCTCGAGCACGACACCGACGGTTCCGGTGCCGCGGTGCTGGCCGCGCTGGCCAAACTGGCCGGTACGGTGGCAGCCGAATTGGTGTCGGGCGGCCTGCGGATCATCGGGATCACCGGATCTTCGGGCAAGACGTCTACCAAGGACCTGGTGGCCGCGGTCTTGACGCCGCTGGGGGAGGTGGTCGCTCCGCCCGGCTCGTTCAACAATGAACTCGGCCACCCCTGGACCGTGCTGCGCGCAACCCGCGACACTGATTTCCTGGTGCTGGAGATGTCGGCGCGCCATCCCGGCAATATCGCGGCGCTGGCTCGCATTGCGCCGCCCTCGATCGGGGTCGTCCTTAACGTCGGCACCGCGCACCTTGGCGAGTTCGGTTCCCAACAAGTAATAGCGCAGACCAAATCCGAATTGCCGCAAGCGGTTCCGTCATCCGGGGTGGTCATCCTCAACGCCGACGACCCGCTGGTCGCCGCGATGGCGGAGGTTACCGCCGCCCGCGTGGTCCGGGTCGGCCGCGGCGACGCCGCCGACGTCTGGGCCGGCCCGGTAACCCTGGACGACCGGGCGCGGCCGAAATTTACCCTGTACGCCGGGGCTGTGCAGGCCGAGGTTCAGCTGGCCGTGTCCGGCGACCACCAGGTGAGCAACGCGCTGTGCGCCGCGGCCGTCGCGCTGGAGTGCGGCGCCGACGTCCAGCAGGTGGCGACCGCGCTCGCCGCGGCCGGGCCGGTGTCGCGGCACCGGATGCAGGTGAGCAGTCGCGCCGACGGGGTGACGGTGATCGACGACGCCTACAACGCGAATCCCGATTCGATGCGCGCCGGCCTGCAGGCGCTGGCTTGGATGGCGCATGGCGGGGAGGATCGCCGCGGCACTTCACGCCGCAGTTGGGCGGTGCTGGGAGAGATGGCCGAACTCGGCGCGGACGCGATAACCGAGCATGATCGCATCGGCCGGCTCGCGGTGCGATTAGATGTGTCTCGACTCGTTGTCGTGGGAACTGGGAGGTCGATGAGCGCCATGCACCACGGAGCGGTCATGGAGGGCTCATGGGGGTCGGAGGTAATCAGCGTGGCTAACCGGGAGGACGCCCTGGAACTCTTGCGTGCCGAGCTGCAACCCGGGGATGTGGTGCTGGTCAAGGCGTCCAATTCGGCCGGACTGGGTGTGTTGGCCGACACGCTTGTCGCCGAGGGCGGGAGCGCACCCCGGTGA
- a CDS encoding peptidoglycan D,D-transpeptidase FtsI family protein: MSRGDPRRAERGSRQPHEAKKARQTSRARQGDRAEIREPRRFRKAKKAKEARPIPPPGGGRSTKLRRTRQAVQVANRGGSFVFRHRTGNIIIAVLMVVAISQLFYLQVSNASQLNAQAAGQLKVTDIERAVRGSIIDRHNDRLAFTIEARALTFQPKRVRQQLEEAKKKASQAPDPQERLNAIAKEIAGKLNNKPDAPTLLKKLQSNESFVYLARAVDPAIANAISAKYPEVGSERQDLRQYPGGSLAANIVGGIDWDGHGLLGLEDALDAMLAGTDGSVTYDRGSDGVVIPGSYRNRHRAVYGSTVQLTLDDDIQFYVQQQVQQAKDLSGAHTVSAVVLDAHTGEVLAMANDNTFDPSQDIGRQADRQLGNLPVSSPFEPGSVNKIITASSVIEYGLSNPDEVLQVPGSINMGGVNVHDAWDHGVMPYTTTGVFGKSSNVGTLMLAQRVGPERFYDMVRKFGLGQRTGVGLPGESAGLVPPIDQWSGSTFSNLPIGQGLSMTLLQMTGMYQAIANDGVRIPPRILKATIAPDGTRTEEPRPEGVRVVSAQTAQTVRQMLRAVVQHDPMGYQQGTGPAAAVPGYQMAGKTGTAQQINPGCGCYFEDVYWITFAGMATVDNPRYVIGIMMDNPHSNADGTPGHSAAPLFHNIAGWLMQRENVPLSPDPGPPLTLQAM, from the coding sequence ATGAGCCGCGGCGACCCCCGACGCGCGGAACGGGGTTCGCGGCAGCCGCACGAGGCAAAGAAGGCCCGCCAAACCTCCCGGGCCCGACAGGGTGACCGCGCAGAGATCAGGGAACCCCGACGCTTCCGGAAAGCCAAAAAAGCTAAGGAAGCCAGGCCCATACCGCCTCCGGGCGGAGGCCGCTCGACGAAGTTGCGGCGTACCCGCCAGGCGGTCCAGGTGGCTAACCGGGGCGGTTCGTTCGTCTTCCGGCACCGGACCGGCAACATCATCATCGCCGTGTTGATGGTGGTCGCCATCAGCCAGCTGTTCTACCTGCAGGTGTCCAACGCCTCCCAGCTCAACGCCCAGGCGGCAGGTCAGCTCAAGGTAACCGACATCGAACGCGCGGTCCGCGGCTCCATCATCGACCGCCACAACGACCGCCTCGCCTTCACCATCGAGGCGCGTGCACTGACTTTCCAGCCCAAGCGGGTCCGTCAGCAGCTGGAGGAGGCGAAGAAGAAGGCGTCGCAGGCACCCGACCCGCAGGAGCGGCTCAACGCCATCGCCAAGGAAATCGCCGGCAAGCTGAACAACAAGCCGGACGCACCGACCCTGCTTAAGAAGCTGCAGAGCAACGAGTCGTTCGTATACCTGGCCCGGGCCGTCGACCCCGCCATTGCGAACGCAATCTCCGCCAAGTACCCGGAGGTCGGCTCCGAGCGCCAAGACCTGCGTCAATACCCCGGTGGCTCGCTGGCGGCCAACATCGTCGGCGGCATCGACTGGGACGGACACGGTCTGCTCGGCCTGGAAGACGCCCTGGACGCCATGCTCGCCGGAACCGACGGCTCGGTCACCTACGACCGCGGCTCCGACGGCGTCGTCATCCCCGGCAGCTACCGCAACCGACACCGGGCGGTCTACGGGTCGACCGTCCAGCTGACCCTCGACGACGATATCCAGTTCTACGTCCAGCAGCAGGTGCAGCAGGCTAAAGACCTGTCCGGCGCCCACACCGTCTCGGCCGTCGTGCTCGACGCCCACACCGGCGAGGTGCTGGCCATGGCCAACGACAACACCTTCGACCCGTCGCAGGACATCGGACGTCAAGCCGACCGGCAACTCGGCAACCTGCCGGTGTCCTCGCCCTTCGAGCCAGGCTCGGTGAACAAGATCATCACTGCGTCCTCGGTCATCGAATACGGCCTGTCCAACCCCGACGAGGTGCTACAGGTACCCGGTTCGATCAACATGGGCGGGGTCAACGTGCACGACGCCTGGGATCACGGCGTGATGCCCTACACCACGACCGGTGTGTTCGGGAAGTCGTCCAACGTCGGCACCCTGATGCTCGCCCAGCGGGTCGGGCCCGAACGTTTCTACGACATGGTCCGCAAGTTCGGGCTGGGGCAGCGCACCGGCGTAGGGCTTCCCGGTGAGAGCGCTGGGCTGGTGCCGCCCATCGATCAGTGGTCGGGCAGCACGTTCTCCAACCTGCCGATCGGCCAAGGCCTTTCGATGACGCTGCTGCAGATGACCGGGATGTACCAGGCGATCGCCAACGACGGCGTGCGAATCCCACCGCGCATCCTGAAGGCCACCATCGCACCCGACGGCACCCGCACTGAGGAGCCGCGTCCGGAGGGGGTGCGGGTGGTCTCGGCGCAGACGGCCCAGACCGTGCGGCAGATGCTGCGCGCCGTCGTCCAGCACGATCCGATGGGCTACCAGCAGGGCACCGGGCCGGCCGCCGCGGTACCCGGCTACCAGATGGCCGGGAAGACCGGCACCGCGCAGCAGATCAACCCGGGCTGTGGGTGCTACTTCGAGGACGTTTATTGGATCACCTTCGCCGGCATGGCCACCGTCGACAACCCGCGCTACGTCATCGGCATCATGATGGACAACCCCCACAGCAACGCCGACGGCACACCGGGACACTCGGCCGCGCCGCTGTTCCACAACATCGCCGGCTGGCTCATGCAACGGGAGAACGTGCCGCTGTCGCCCGACCCCGGGCCGCCGCTCACTCTGCAGGCGATGTAG
- the mraY gene encoding phospho-N-acetylmuramoyl-pentapeptide-transferase, translating to MRQILIAVAIAVAVSILLTPALIRLFTRQGFGHQIREDGPPSHHTKRGTPSMGGVAILAGIWAGYLGTHLLGLFFDGEGITASGLLVLGLATALGGVGFLDDLIKIRRSRNLGLNKTAKTVGQITSAVLFAVLVLQFRNPAGLTPASADLSYVREIATVTFAPALFVLFCVVVVSAWSNAVNFTDGLDGLAAGCMAMVTGAYVLITFWQYRNACVTAPGLGCYNVRDPLDLAIIAAATAGACIGFLWWNAAPAKIFMGDTGSLALGGIIAGLSVTSRTEVLAVVLGSLFVAEVTSVVLQILAFRTTGRRVFRMAPFHHHFELVGWAETTVIIRFWLLTAITCGLGVALFYGEWLSTIGA from the coding sequence GTGAGGCAGATCCTGATCGCCGTCGCGATCGCGGTGGCCGTATCCATCCTGCTGACCCCGGCGCTGATCCGCCTGTTCACCAGGCAGGGATTCGGTCACCAGATCCGCGAGGACGGCCCACCGAGCCACCACACCAAGCGCGGCACGCCGTCGATGGGTGGAGTGGCGATACTGGCCGGCATCTGGGCCGGCTATCTGGGCACTCATCTGCTCGGCTTGTTCTTCGACGGCGAGGGCATAACCGCGTCCGGATTGCTGGTCCTGGGTCTGGCCACCGCGCTGGGCGGTGTCGGGTTCCTCGACGACCTGATCAAAATCCGCCGGTCGCGCAACCTGGGGCTGAACAAGACAGCGAAGACGGTCGGGCAGATCACCAGCGCCGTGCTGTTCGCGGTGCTGGTGCTGCAATTCCGCAATCCCGCCGGGTTGACCCCGGCCAGCGCGGACCTGTCCTACGTGCGGGAGATCGCCACCGTCACTTTCGCCCCGGCCCTATTTGTGCTGTTCTGCGTGGTGGTGGTCAGCGCCTGGTCCAACGCCGTCAACTTCACCGACGGGCTGGACGGGCTGGCGGCCGGCTGCATGGCGATGGTCACCGGTGCCTACGTGTTGATTACCTTCTGGCAGTACCGCAATGCCTGTGTCACCGCGCCGGGGCTGGGCTGCTACAACGTGCGCGACCCACTGGACCTTGCGATCATCGCCGCCGCTACTGCCGGGGCCTGTATCGGGTTCCTCTGGTGGAATGCCGCGCCGGCCAAGATCTTCATGGGCGACACCGGGTCGCTGGCGCTGGGCGGCATCATCGCGGGACTGTCTGTCACCAGCCGCACCGAGGTGCTGGCGGTCGTCCTGGGGTCGCTGTTCGTCGCCGAGGTCACCTCGGTGGTGCTGCAGATCCTGGCATTCCGGACCACCGGGCGACGGGTGTTCCGGATGGCGCCGTTCCATCATCACTTCGAGCTGGTGGGTTGGGCCGAGACCACGGTGATCATCCGGTTCTGGCTGCTCACCGCGATTACCTGCGGCCTGGGCGTGGCCCTGTTCTACGGTGAGTGGCTGTCCACGATCGGCGCCTGA
- the rsmH gene encoding 16S rRNA (cytosine(1402)-N(4))-methyltransferase RsmH, with protein sequence MHACAPWSLPEPTLAYFPNARCVLSDRGLGARAALQVGRRSLGGLAVVDQPASGASDFGHVPVLAQRCFELLAPALTRHHSDGSGAVLVDATLGAGGHAERFLTELPGVRLIGLDRDSTALDIAAGRLAPFADRITLVHTRYDGISEALAESGYSAAESVDGVLFDLGVSSMQLDRAERGFAYAKDAPLDMRMDPTSPLTAADILNTYDEAELARILHRYGEERFARRIAAQIVRRRARAPFTTTAELVALLYEAIPAPARRTGGHPAKRTFQALRIAVNDELDSLRSAVPAALDALRVDGRIVVLAYQSLEDRIVKRTFADATASRTPPGLPVELPGHEPRFRSLTHGAERPDATEMEHNPRSTPVRLRALQRVDHARGKARP encoded by the coding sequence GTGCATGCCTGTGCACCGTGGTCTCTGCCCGAACCGACCCTGGCGTACTTCCCCAACGCCAGGTGCGTGCTTTCGGACAGAGGCCTCGGTGCACGGGCGGCACTGCAAGTAGGCCGACGCAGCCTGGGAGGACTCGCTGTGGTTGACCAGCCGGCCTCCGGCGCAAGCGATTTCGGGCATGTCCCGGTGCTGGCGCAACGCTGCTTCGAGCTGCTCGCCCCGGCGCTGACCCGCCACCACTCCGACGGTTCCGGCGCTGTCCTGGTCGACGCCACGCTCGGCGCCGGCGGGCACGCCGAACGGTTCCTCACCGAATTGCCGGGCGTGCGCCTGATCGGACTCGACCGCGACTCGACGGCCCTCGACATCGCCGCTGGCCGGTTGGCCCCATTCGCCGACCGGATCACGCTGGTGCACACCCGCTACGACGGCATCTCCGAGGCTCTGGCCGAATCCGGTTACAGCGCAGCGGAATCGGTTGACGGAGTGCTGTTCGACCTGGGCGTCTCGTCGATGCAACTCGACCGTGCCGAGCGGGGTTTCGCCTACGCCAAGGACGCACCGCTGGACATGCGGATGGATCCCACATCGCCGCTGACCGCTGCCGACATCCTCAACACGTACGACGAGGCCGAGCTGGCCCGCATCCTGCATCGCTACGGCGAGGAACGGTTCGCCCGTCGTATCGCCGCGCAAATCGTGCGTCGACGCGCCCGCGCCCCGTTCACCACAACAGCCGAGCTGGTTGCCCTGCTCTACGAGGCGATTCCGGCGCCGGCGCGGCGCACCGGCGGTCACCCGGCCAAGCGCACCTTCCAGGCGCTGCGCATCGCGGTCAACGACGAGCTCGACTCGTTGCGCAGTGCGGTTCCGGCGGCGCTGGACGCGCTGAGGGTGGACGGACGCATCGTCGTGCTGGCCTACCAATCGCTGGAGGACCGGATCGTCAAGCGCACGTTCGCCGACGCGACCGCCTCCCGCACACCTCCGGGACTCCCCGTCGAGCTTCCCGGCCACGAACCGCGGTTCCGATCGTTGACGCACGGCGCAGAACGGCCCGACGCGACCGAAATGGAACACAATCCGCGCAGCACCCCGGTGCGGCTGCGGGCACTGCAACGAGTGGACCACGCGAGGGGGAAGGCACGGCCATGA
- a CDS encoding UDP-N-acetylmuramoyl-L-alanyl-D-glutamate--2,6-diaminopimelate ligase, with product MPTARRPSAVAGARLPALATQIGAVLADGAAVVPDVPIAGVTLRAQDVCPGDLFAALPGSTTHGARYAGQALERGAAAVLTDAAGAAELANATVPILVHPVPRSVLGDLAATVYGRPSDQVTVIGITGTSGKTTTTYLVEAGLRAAGRVAGLIGTIGIRIDGVDVPSALTTPEAPALQALFAAMAEGGVDTVVMEVSSHALTLGRVDGTEFSVGAFTNLSRDHLDFHPTMQDYFEAKALLFDPASALRARRVVVCVDDDAGRTMAALAGDAITVSVADQPAHWRAIDISPHGPAGQEFTAIDPAGVHHRVGIDLPGHYNISNCLLALAILDLVGVSPEQASPGLREIRVPGRLERVDRGQDFLALVDYAHKPGALRAVLSTLLRPDRRLAVVFGAGGDRDPGKRAPMGGIAAELADLVVITDDNPRSEDPAVIRHEILSGAVQVGRHAEVVEIADRREAIRRAVAWAGPGDVVLIAGKGHETGQRGATEIRPFDDRVELARALEDRA from the coding sequence GTGCCTACTGCGCGGCGTCCCAGCGCCGTCGCCGGAGCGCGGTTGCCGGCGCTGGCGACGCAGATCGGGGCGGTATTGGCCGATGGCGCGGCCGTCGTCCCGGATGTGCCGATTGCCGGCGTGACCCTGCGCGCCCAGGACGTGTGCCCGGGCGACCTGTTCGCAGCGCTGCCCGGCTCCACTACGCACGGTGCCCGATACGCAGGCCAGGCACTCGAGCGTGGTGCCGCCGCGGTGCTCACCGATGCCGCCGGGGCCGCCGAACTGGCTAACGCCACCGTGCCGATACTGGTGCATCCCGTGCCGCGCAGCGTGCTCGGCGACCTCGCCGCCACCGTGTACGGACGACCGTCCGACCAGGTGACGGTCATCGGCATCACCGGCACGTCGGGCAAGACGACCACCACCTACCTGGTTGAGGCCGGTCTGCGGGCCGCCGGCCGGGTCGCCGGGCTGATCGGCACCATCGGTATCCGCATCGACGGCGTCGACGTCCCCAGTGCGCTGACCACGCCGGAGGCGCCGGCACTGCAGGCGCTGTTTGCCGCCATGGCCGAAGGCGGTGTCGACACCGTGGTGATGGAGGTGTCTAGTCACGCGCTGACCCTGGGTCGGGTGGACGGCACCGAATTCTCCGTCGGTGCCTTCACCAACCTCTCGCGCGACCACCTCGACTTCCATCCGACTATGCAGGACTACTTCGAGGCTAAGGCGTTGCTGTTCGATCCGGCCTCCGCGTTGCGCGCCCGCCGCGTCGTTGTGTGCGTCGACGACGACGCCGGCCGCACCATGGCCGCACTGGCTGGCGACGCGATCACCGTGAGCGTCGCTGACCAGCCGGCGCACTGGCGCGCCATCGACATCTCCCCGCACGGGCCGGCCGGACAGGAATTCACCGCCATTGACCCCGCCGGTGTGCACCACCGGGTGGGGATCGATCTGCCGGGTCACTACAACATCTCGAATTGCCTTCTTGCGCTGGCGATTCTGGATCTAGTAGGGGTTTCCCCGGAGCAGGCTTCGCCGGGGCTGCGGGAGATCCGGGTGCCGGGTCGGCTGGAACGAGTCGACCGCGGCCAGGACTTTCTGGCGCTGGTCGACTATGCCCACAAACCCGGCGCGCTGCGCGCGGTGCTGAGCACGCTGCTGCGCCCGGATCGCCGGCTGGCGGTGGTGTTCGGCGCCGGTGGCGACCGCGACCCGGGCAAGCGTGCCCCGATGGGCGGTATCGCTGCCGAACTGGCCGACCTTGTTGTCATCACCGACGACAACCCGCGTAGCGAAGATCCCGCGGTCATCCGGCACGAGATCCTTTCCGGTGCAGTTCAAGTCGGCAGGCACGCCGAGGTGGTCGAGATCGCCGATCGGCGCGAGGCCATCCGGCGTGCGGTGGCCTGGGCCGGCCCGGGCGACGTGGTGCTGATTGCCGGGAAGGGCCACGAGACCGGCCAGCGCGGGGCCACCGAAATCCGCCCCTTCGACGACCGGGTCGAACTCGCCCGCGCGCTGGAGGACCGGGCGTGA
- the mraZ gene encoding division/cell wall cluster transcriptional repressor MraZ, with the protein MFLGTYTPKLDDKGRLTLPAKFRDALAGGLMVTKSQDHSLAVYPRAEFEQMARKASKAPRNNPEARAFMRNLAAGTDEQHPDGQGRITLSADHRRYAGLSKDCVVIGAIEYLEIWDAQAWHNYQQIHEENFSAASDEALGDIF; encoded by the coding sequence ATGTTTCTCGGCACCTACACGCCCAAGCTCGACGACAAGGGGCGGCTCACGCTGCCGGCCAAGTTCCGCGACGCACTGGCAGGGGGGTTGATGGTCACCAAGAGTCAAGATCACAGCCTTGCCGTCTACCCGCGGGCAGAGTTCGAGCAGATGGCCCGCAAGGCGAGCAAGGCGCCGCGCAACAACCCGGAAGCTCGAGCGTTCATGCGCAACCTGGCCGCCGGTACCGACGAACAGCACCCCGACGGGCAAGGGCGGATCACGCTGTCGGCGGACCATCGGCGTTACGCCGGACTGTCCAAGGACTGTGTGGTGATCGGGGCAATCGAGTATCTCGAGATCTGGGATGCACAGGCCTGGCACAACTATCAGCAAATCCATGAAGAGAACTTCTCCGCGGCCAGCGATGAAGCACTCGGCGACATCTTCTGA
- the murD gene encoding UDP-N-acetylmuramoyl-L-alanine--D-glutamate ligase, translated as MLDPLTPGAPVLIAGARVTGRAVLAALTRFGAISTLCDDDPAMLAGFPGVSTVDPSTAIQRIGQFALVVTSPGFQPSTPVLAAAAAAGVPIWGDVELAWRLDAAGHYGPPRRWLVVTGTNGKTTTTSMLHDMLIAGGLRSALCGNIGDPVLDVLETPSDVLAVELSSFQLFWAPSLRPEAGAVINIAEDHLDWHGTMADYTAAKARVLTGRVAVVGLDDARAAALRNSVPAPVRVGFRLGEPAAGELGVRDGLLVDRAFADDLPLLPVSSIRVPGPVGMLDALAAAALARAVDVPAAAIAAAIESFRPGRHRSEVVAVADGITYVDDSKATNPHAAEASVLAYPRVVWLAGGLLKGASVDAEVARIASRLVGAVLFGRDRAEVAEALSRHAPNVPVVHVVTGEDVVMHETTGVSVTRVKLVEHSDDAIGARVMTAAVTSARDLAKPGDTVLLAPAGASFDQFSGYAARGDAFAAAVHASVR; from the coding sequence GTGCTGGACCCACTGACACCCGGTGCGCCCGTTCTGATTGCCGGTGCGCGGGTGACTGGCCGTGCCGTCCTGGCCGCGTTGACCCGGTTCGGCGCCATCTCCACCCTGTGTGACGACGACCCCGCGATGCTGGCCGGGTTCCCGGGTGTTTCGACAGTGGACCCGTCGACTGCGATCCAGCGAATCGGGCAATTTGCGCTGGTGGTGACCAGTCCGGGGTTTCAGCCGAGCACGCCGGTGCTGGCCGCCGCGGCGGCCGCGGGCGTGCCCATCTGGGGCGACGTGGAGCTGGCCTGGCGCCTGGACGCGGCCGGCCACTACGGGCCGCCGCGGCGCTGGCTGGTGGTGACCGGCACCAACGGCAAAACGACCACCACCTCGATGCTGCACGACATGTTGATCGCCGGGGGGCTGCGCAGCGCGCTGTGCGGCAACATCGGCGATCCCGTGCTCGATGTGCTCGAGACGCCGTCCGACGTGCTGGCTGTGGAATTGTCCAGTTTCCAGCTGTTCTGGGCACCGTCATTGCGGCCCGAGGCCGGTGCGGTGATCAACATCGCCGAAGACCACCTGGACTGGCACGGCACGATGGCCGACTACACCGCGGCCAAGGCGCGGGTGCTCACCGGGCGGGTGGCCGTCGTCGGGCTCGACGACGCCCGCGCGGCGGCGCTGCGTAACAGCGTGCCCGCGCCGGTTCGGGTCGGCTTTCGGCTCGGCGAACCGGCAGCTGGGGAACTCGGCGTGCGGGACGGATTGCTGGTAGACCGCGCGTTCGCCGATGATTTGCCGCTGCTGCCGGTGTCCTCGATACGGGTGCCCGGGCCGGTGGGCATGCTCGACGCGTTAGCGGCTGCCGCGCTGGCGCGCGCCGTCGATGTGCCCGCGGCGGCGATCGCGGCGGCGATCGAATCTTTCCGTCCGGGCCGGCATCGCTCCGAAGTTGTCGCCGTCGCCGACGGCATCACCTACGTGGACGACTCCAAGGCCACGAACCCGCACGCGGCGGAAGCGTCCGTGCTGGCATACCCGCGGGTGGTGTGGCTGGCCGGCGGCCTGCTCAAAGGCGCCTCTGTGGATGCCGAAGTGGCTCGCATCGCGTCACGACTGGTCGGCGCGGTGCTGTTCGGTCGTGATCGTGCCGAGGTTGCCGAGGCGTTATCGCGACACGCGCCCAATGTCCCCGTCGTACACGTCGTTACAGGCGAGGATGTTGTGATGCATGAGACTACTGGGGTTTCTGTTACCAGAGTGAAACTTGTGGAGCACTCCGACGACGCCATCGGTGCGCGCGTAATGACCGCGGCGGTGACCTCGGCCCGCGATCTCGCCAAACCTGGCGATACTGTGCTGCTGGCCCCGGCCGGCGCGTCGTTCGACCAATTCTCCGGCTACGCGGCGCGCGGCGACGCCTTCGCTGCCGCCGTTCACGCCTCGGTCCGGTAG
- a CDS encoding GNAT family N-acetyltransferase: MATFLIDLPPQAMERRLGDALRVYVDAMRYPKGTESQRAAMWLEHTRRSGWQAAAAVELPNTDAIGEPSAAELSKAPLVGIAYGYPGAPGQWWQQQVILGLQHSGFSPQAIERLMNSYFELTELHIHPRAQGRGVGEALARRLLAGRCEANVLLSTPETNGEANRAWRLYRRLGFTDVIRSYHFVGDPRAFAILGRPLPL; this comes from the coding sequence TTGGCGACATTCCTCATCGATCTGCCGCCGCAAGCCATGGAACGCCGCCTCGGCGACGCGCTGCGCGTCTACGTCGACGCGATGCGTTATCCCAAGGGAACCGAAAGTCAGCGCGCCGCCATGTGGCTCGAACACACCCGACGCAGCGGCTGGCAGGCAGCCGCCGCCGTCGAGCTGCCCAACACCGACGCCATCGGTGAACCCTCGGCGGCCGAGCTGAGCAAGGCGCCGCTGGTCGGTATCGCCTACGGCTACCCCGGGGCGCCCGGCCAGTGGTGGCAACAGCAGGTCATCCTGGGCTTGCAGCACAGCGGTTTCTCACCGCAGGCGATCGAACGGCTGATGAACAGCTATTTCGAGCTGACCGAGCTGCACATCCATCCGCGCGCCCAGGGCCGCGGCGTCGGCGAGGCGCTGGCCCGCCGGTTGCTAGCCGGGCGCTGCGAAGCCAACGTCTTGCTGTCCACTCCGGAGACCAACGGGGAGGCCAACCGGGCTTGGCGGTTGTATCGCCGGCTGGGTTTCACCGACGTCATCCGCAGCTACCACTTCGTCGGTGATCCACGGGCCTTCGCGATCCTCGGCCGCCCGCTGCCGCTGTAA